One genomic segment of Borrelia coriaceae includes these proteins:
- a CDS encoding AMP-binding protein, with product MSIVKTFFKIADKHSNIIAQIYRSNKEYFSVTYEELKSNVLKFAAFLKKMGLGYQDKVFICSENRIEWSVIDFAILALGAVDVPKGADVTLFESEIIINNILPNIVIVENLNLLDLVVQVNFKVNPIIVIIDDLDESEKLRFSGFKIYTYKECISIGDKSRCDEEIIEILNDINSDDMATVIYTSGTTGNPKGVMLSHANFLYQVSSFSRMISTHEGQIFMCILPIWHSFQRSFSYNIFLKGMTCLFSSIIPRNMLDDIKNINPHYIAAVPRLWIAIRQNIFKEIAKKRILSRLLFKIFVKSACLNDICYRIVLGLYPDNGFDFLISIKKTLGVLGLVVLFPLKVLGSLIIFKKIRKVFGSNFVVGITGGGSMSLSVVRFFNSIGIELANAYGLTEASPGIASNEHKKIILGTCGKILSGTVAEIRDENGNRLKKPGKGVLFIKGPQVMIGYYQDEDATRQIIGSDGFLNTGDIVKLSRDNVVQIIGREKDTIVLNNGENIEPAPIEIKLEESLLIEKAVVVGQDQKFLGALILPNFEEINKYLESMGQKILDAHNRQQIVANNIVLKAIGDEIKKLINRANGFKPFEQILKFVLLEKPFEVGKEMSIKMDVKRNYILDFYKNEIKNLFS from the coding sequence AATAAAGAATATTTCAGTGTTACTTATGAGGAGTTAAAAAGTAATGTTTTAAAATTTGCAGCATTTTTAAAAAAGATGGGTTTGGGATATCAGGATAAGGTGTTTATTTGTTCTGAGAATAGAATTGAGTGGAGTGTTATAGATTTTGCGATTTTAGCTTTAGGTGCTGTAGATGTTCCAAAGGGAGCTGATGTTACTCTTTTTGAATCTGAAATTATTATTAATAATATTCTTCCTAATATAGTCATAGTTGAAAATTTAAATCTTCTTGATTTAGTGGTTCAAGTTAACTTTAAAGTTAACCCTATAATTGTTATTATTGATGATTTAGATGAAAGTGAAAAGCTACGTTTCAGTGGTTTTAAAATCTATACTTATAAAGAGTGCATTTCAATTGGAGATAAATCAAGATGCGATGAGGAAATTATTGAAATTTTAAATGATATTAATTCTGATGATATGGCAACGGTAATATATACTTCTGGTACTACAGGGAATCCTAAAGGGGTAATGCTTTCTCATGCTAATTTTCTTTATCAAGTGTCTAGTTTTAGTAGAATGATTAGTACTCATGAGGGACAAATATTTATGTGTATCTTGCCAATTTGGCATTCATTTCAGCGATCGTTTTCTTATAATATTTTTCTTAAAGGTATGACTTGCTTATTTTCAAGTATTATTCCAAGAAATATGCTTGATGATATTAAAAATATTAATCCACATTATATCGCGGCTGTTCCTAGGCTTTGGATTGCAATAAGGCAAAATATTTTTAAAGAGATTGCGAAAAAACGCATCCTATCAAGATTATTATTTAAAATTTTTGTTAAATCAGCATGCTTGAATGATATTTGCTATAGGATAGTTTTAGGGTTGTATCCTGATAATGGATTTGATTTTTTAATTTCTATCAAAAAAACGTTAGGAGTTTTAGGTTTAGTTGTTTTGTTTCCTCTTAAAGTTTTGGGAAGCTTAATTATTTTTAAAAAAATACGAAAAGTTTTTGGCAGTAATTTTGTTGTCGGGATCACGGGTGGTGGTAGCATGTCTTTATCTGTTGTCAGGTTTTTTAATTCAATAGGTATTGAGCTTGCTAATGCTTATGGATTAACAGAGGCGTCTCCTGGTATTGCGTCTAATGAACATAAGAAAATAATACTTGGTACTTGTGGTAAGATATTATCTGGAACTGTTGCTGAAATTAGGGATGAGAATGGTAATAGGCTTAAAAAACCAGGAAAGGGGGTCTTGTTTATTAAAGGTCCTCAGGTTATGATTGGGTATTATCAAGATGAAGATGCTACAAGACAAATTATTGGATCTGATGGATTTTTAAATACGGGCGATATTGTTAAGTTATCAAGGGATAATGTTGTTCAGATTATAGGTAGAGAAAAAGATACTATTGTTTTAAATAATGGAGAAAATATTGAGCCTGCTCCAATTGAGATTAAACTTGAGGAATCTTTATTGATTGAAAAAGCTGTTGTTGTGGGCCAAGATCAGAAGTTTTTGGGTGCATTGATTCTTCCTAATTTTGAAGAGATTAATAAATATTTAGAAAGCATGGGTCAAAAAATTCTTGATGCTCATAATAGGCAGCAGATTGTTGCAAATAATATTGTTCTTAAAGCTATTGGTGATGAGATCAAAAAGCTTATTAATAGAGCCAATGGATTTAAGCCTTTTGAGCAAATATTGAAATTCGTTCTTTTAGAAAAACCATTTGAAGTGGGGAAAGAGATGTCTATTAAGATGGATGTTAAGCGTAATTATATTTTAGATTTTTATAAAAATGAGATAAAAAATTTATTTTCTTAA